TACAACTCCTGCGAGACAGCCCATGACATCGCCCTCTTTGACGCTTCTGGCCGGGCTTGCGCTATCCGGCCTGACCCTCGCCGCCCCCGCTTTCGCCGCTGATGCCGGCAAGGCCGCCGACTATCCGCTGCAAGAGACGCGGCTCTCCGGCGGCGCCGGCTCGGTAGAGCAGTTCGACCACAACGCCTACTCGCTGCCGCTGGACAACCTGGCGATGACCAAACGGCTGGATTTCAGCGTGGGCAACAGCTTTTTTCGCAACCCCTGGGTCATCGCGCCGTCAAGCACCGCCGCCCGCGACGGGCTGGGGCCCCTGTTCAACACCAACAGCTGCCAGGGCTGCCACCTGAAGGACGGCCGCGGCCACCCGCCCGACGGCGATGAAACGCCCATTGCGCTGTTTCTGCGCCTGTCGCTGCCCGCCGGCCAGGGCGACGACGACACCCTTGAGCAGCTCGGCGTGGTGCCGGTGCCAAACTACGGCCGCCAGCTGCAGACCGCCGCCATTCCCGGCGCCGAGCCCGAGGGCAGGCTGATCATCGAGCACGAGCCCCGCGACGTCAGCCTGGAAGGCGGCGAGACGGTCACCCTTCAGGCGCCGCGCTACCGCATCGCTGACCCGGCCTACGACGCGCTGCCCGAGGACCTGGAAACCTCGCCCCGGCTGGCCCCGCCCATGGTCGGACTGGGGCTCTTGTCCGCCGTCCCCGAAGATGACCTGCTGGCCGCCGCGGACCCTGACGACGCCGACGGCGACGGCATCTCCGGCCGGGTCAACCATGTTTGGGACGAGCGCCGGCAGGAAACCGTGGTCGGTCGTTTCGGCTGGAAAGCCGGCGAACCCAGCGTCGAACAGCAGAGCATGCACGCCTTCGCCGGCGACATGGGGCTGACCTCGAGTCTGGCCCCGGCCACCGACTGCACCGCCGCGCAGCGCTGCGACGAGTTCGAAAGCGGCGGCAAGCCCGAAGTCAGCGACAAGGTCGCCGACTTCATCACCTTCTACGCCGAAAGCCTGGCCGTACCCATGCGCCGGAACATGGACGATCCGACGGTGGCGCAGGGCGCCCGCCAGTTCAACCGGCTGGGCTGCGCAGCCTGCCACACTCCGCGCCAGCAAACCGCCGACGACGCCTCGCGAGCGGCGCTTGCCGGCCAGACTATCTGGCCCTACAACGACCTTTTGCTTCACGACATGGGCGAGGGCCTTGCGGACAACCGCGCCGAGTTCGAGGCCAC
This DNA window, taken from Halomonas piscis, encodes the following:
- a CDS encoding di-heme oxidoreductase family protein; translation: MTSPSLTLLAGLALSGLTLAAPAFAADAGKAADYPLQETRLSGGAGSVEQFDHNAYSLPLDNLAMTKRLDFSVGNSFFRNPWVIAPSSTAARDGLGPLFNTNSCQGCHLKDGRGHPPDGDETPIALFLRLSLPAGQGDDDTLEQLGVVPVPNYGRQLQTAAIPGAEPEGRLIIEHEPRDVSLEGGETVTLQAPRYRIADPAYDALPEDLETSPRLAPPMVGLGLLSAVPEDDLLAAADPDDADGDGISGRVNHVWDERRQETVVGRFGWKAGEPSVEQQSMHAFAGDMGLTSSLAPATDCTAAQRCDEFESGGKPEVSDKVADFITFYAESLAVPMRRNMDDPTVAQGARQFNRLGCAACHTPRQQTADDASRAALAGQTIWPYNDLLLHDMGEGLADNRAEFEATGQEWRTPPLWGIGLAQTVNPRARFLHDGRAKTLEEAILWHGGEAEPARERYRKLPKSERQSVLRFLESL